Proteins encoded in a region of the bacterium genome:
- a CDS encoding alcohol dehydrogenase catalytic domain-containing protein — MKAAVLCGVKDIRLEEVEKPSISDMEVLVKIKVALTCGTDAKVYQRGGHSKMLSVPSVFGHEWAGIVEEVGSHIKNFKKGDRVVAANSAPCFKCYYCKINQFSLCEHLTFLNGAYAEYIKVPEAIVETNMFKIPADITYEEAAFLEPLSCVVHGVEEIGVKKGDKVVISGAGPIGLLFLIVLKNIGVKVIVTEKNEKRLKVAEKLGCDKGFLIKENDDFITEVKRFFDKGADIAIEATGIPKAWEDSVKMVRGGGRVLFFGGCRQVEKIELDTELVHYSQITMKGVFHHTPVHVKKAYDLIAEKKLNLSRLITDKIPLDKVLDAFEKIIKGEGIKIAVIP, encoded by the coding sequence ATGAAAGCGGCAGTTCTTTGCGGTGTAAAAGATATAAGGTTGGAAGAGGTAGAAAAACCTTCCATAAGCGATATGGAAGTTCTGGTAAAAATTAAAGTTGCCCTAACCTGCGGGACCGATGCCAAAGTATATCAAAGGGGTGGACATTCCAAAATGTTAAGTGTTCCTTCCGTATTTGGGCACGAATGGGCGGGTATCGTAGAAGAAGTAGGAAGTCATATAAAGAATTTTAAAAAAGGCGATAGAGTTGTTGCTGCAAATTCTGCTCCCTGTTTTAAATGTTATTACTGCAAAATAAATCAATTTTCTTTATGTGAACACCTAACTTTTTTAAACGGAGCTTATGCGGAATACATAAAAGTTCCCGAAGCAATTGTAGAAACGAATATGTTCAAAATTCCTGCGGATATCACATACGAAGAAGCAGCATTTTTGGAACCGCTTTCTTGTGTTGTTCACGGAGTTGAAGAAATAGGCGTAAAAAAAGGTGACAAAGTAGTTATAAGCGGAGCAGGTCCTATTGGGCTTCTTTTCCTTATTGTTTTAAAAAATATCGGGGTAAAAGTCATAGTAACGGAAAAAAATGAAAAAAGGTTGAAAGTTGCGGAAAAGTTAGGATGCGATAAGGGATTTTTGATTAAAGAAAACGATGATTTTATTACAGAGGTTAAAAGATTTTTTGACAAAGGAGCGGATATAGCGATAGAGGCAACGGGTATTCCTAAAGCGTGGGAAGATAGCGTTAAAATGGTAAGAGGAGGTGGTAGGGTTCTATTTTTTGGAGGTTGCAGACAAGTCGAGAAAATAGAATTGGATACCGAACTTGTGCATTATTCCCAAATTACGATGAAAGGTGTCTTTCATCATACTCCTGTCCATGTAAAAAAAGCGTATGATTTAATTGCAGAAAAAAAGCTAAACTTGTCGCGTTTAATTACGGATAAAATTCCGTTGGATAAAGTTTTAGATGCGTTTGAAAAAATAATAAAAGGTGAAGGCATAAAAATCGCTGTGATACCCTAA